One uncultured Caproiciproducens sp. DNA segment encodes these proteins:
- a CDS encoding DNA mismatch repair protein MutS → MFYSILFPTEDQYRQSRRETAPDCFKDLYLDQIFQSILADRKESKLESFFYTSLRDADTIIYRQTVLRELENNDLRKLFSDFSQSIYRLSRYMENIKRSLVSKNSYENNYLTKGRLLDYADRYCADIAGLMDKLRDRVLCSDGLRDFMEYLTAYTGTEAFTGLRGHISQLRRELSSVEYCMLIKNGAIRVRKYEGQEDHSKEVLRLFDKFRQGDVNDYGRKLSEEPAAQHVEAAVLNMVASWYKDTFADMDDFCSKYLNFLDEILAQFSREVQFYLSWLDYIQPQRAKGLPFCYPKMCNDTEHLYDRDGFDLALASSIEGSGHPVTNDFVLDTPERIIVVTGPNQGGKTTFARAFGQIHYLSCLGLCVPGSEAALFLFDNILTHFGREEDLSTLNGKLQDDLERLHKLLGYATPQSIIIINEIFSSTTLKDALLLGNRMMDAVAKLGTPAVCVTFIDELATHGEETVSMMSSVLEDDPTVRTFKIIRKPPDGLAYAMHIAGKYELTYEQLCGRLRK, encoded by the coding sequence TTGTTTTACAGTATATTATTTCCGACGGAAGACCAATACAGGCAGTCAAGGCGGGAGACTGCACCGGACTGCTTCAAAGATCTTTATCTGGACCAGATCTTCCAGTCAATTTTAGCGGATAGAAAAGAATCTAAACTCGAGAGCTTCTTCTACACATCGCTTCGCGATGCGGATACCATTATCTATCGGCAAACGGTATTGCGTGAACTGGAAAATAATGATCTGCGAAAGCTTTTTTCCGATTTTTCACAGTCCATATATCGCCTTAGCCGATATATGGAAAACATAAAAAGATCGCTCGTGTCAAAAAACAGCTATGAAAACAATTATCTAACGAAAGGGCGTCTGCTGGATTACGCAGACAGATACTGCGCGGATATTGCCGGACTTATGGATAAACTGCGAGACAGGGTTCTTTGCTCAGACGGACTGCGGGATTTTATGGAATACCTGACCGCATACACTGGTACAGAGGCATTCACCGGGCTTCGGGGACATATCAGCCAGTTGCGCAGAGAGCTTTCTTCGGTAGAATACTGTATGCTTATTAAAAACGGGGCAATTCGTGTTCGAAAATATGAAGGTCAGGAAGATCACAGTAAGGAAGTTCTCCGATTGTTTGACAAATTCCGTCAAGGTGATGTTAATGATTACGGCCGTAAGCTATCCGAGGAACCGGCCGCGCAGCATGTAGAAGCTGCTGTACTGAATATGGTTGCTTCATGGTACAAGGACACTTTTGCCGACATGGATGATTTTTGCTCAAAGTATCTGAATTTCTTGGACGAGATCCTTGCGCAGTTTTCCCGTGAAGTTCAATTTTATCTCTCATGGCTGGATTATATACAGCCGCAGCGTGCAAAAGGACTCCCGTTCTGTTATCCGAAAATGTGTAACGACACCGAACATCTCTATGACAGAGACGGCTTTGATCTTGCTTTAGCGTCATCAATTGAGGGAAGCGGGCATCCGGTAACGAATGATTTTGTGCTGGATACACCGGAACGGATCATTGTTGTGACCGGGCCAAATCAGGGAGGAAAAACCACGTTTGCCCGTGCTTTCGGGCAGATACACTATCTTTCCTGCCTGGGATTATGTGTGCCGGGAAGCGAAGCTGCGCTTTTCCTTTTCGACAATATTCTTACCCACTTTGGACGGGAGGAAGATTTATCTACCCTAAACGGAAAACTGCAGGACGATCTCGAACGGCTTCATAAGCTCCTTGGGTACGCTACTCCGCAGAGTATCATCATCATCAATGAGATATTTTCCTCCACTACTTTGAAAGATGCGCTGCTGTTAGGCAATCGCATGATGGACGCAGTTGCAAAGCTTGGTACTCCTGCCGTATGCGTTACTTTTATCGATGAACTTGCGACTCACGGTGAGGAAACGGTTAGTATGATGAGTTCGGTTCTGGAAGACGACCCGACAGTAAGAACTTTTAAAATTATTCGCAAGCCGCCCGATGGTCTTGCCTACGCAATGCACATTGCAGGGAAATACGAACTAACCTATGAGCAGCTCTGCGGGAGATTGCGCAAATAA
- a CDS encoding DNA mismatch repair protein MutS — MKVHLMHCDTDFNLQAKSCFGKDTLIADLEFSRIISTMAQGDTIIQDVCNSALFCPLQTAKEIRYRQDVLQDCIDNPEVVRKLYAVTIETMERKHESWSWLSTRQNLSSNFSSAVNLLKIYTEMLQKMRNVAGMNMQNFQSQGLRNFSSMLWSELDDHYFSQISSILNELKDGTGMLISAKLGNYNQGINYVMRRKEKTHFWRHWHFAPSFTLAPRDDAGASDLSNRRARAINESVNVLAQSAEHVESFFSILQKELAFYVGCLNLYDKLQALGMPVCIPKLLPSESESRVYDTLYDVSLALTKDSSVMGNELHAEDKRLYIITGANQGGKSTLLRSIGQAQLLMQCGMFVGAESYQAPIRNGVFTHFKKEEDTTMTSGKLDEELARMSEVANHLIPGSLMLLNESFAATNEREGSEICRQITKALVDNGVEVFFVTHLYTFAVAFLDMKYSNVQYLSAQRLQNGERTFKVIPGKPLQTAYGEDLYQKIFCSEAV, encoded by the coding sequence TTGAAGGTACATTTAATGCATTGTGATACGGATTTTAATTTACAAGCAAAGTCATGTTTTGGAAAAGACACGCTGATTGCTGATCTTGAATTCAGCCGCATTATTTCCACTATGGCACAGGGCGATACAATCATACAGGATGTGTGTAATTCCGCCCTGTTCTGCCCGCTTCAAACTGCCAAGGAAATACGCTACCGCCAGGATGTTCTTCAGGACTGCATTGACAACCCTGAAGTTGTGAGAAAACTTTATGCGGTTACTATTGAAACGATGGAGCGGAAACACGAGTCCTGGTCATGGCTGTCAACAAGGCAGAATTTATCCAGCAATTTTTCAAGCGCTGTAAACTTATTGAAAATATATACCGAAATGCTGCAGAAAATGCGCAATGTTGCCGGAATGAACATGCAAAATTTCCAATCGCAGGGGTTAAGGAACTTCTCATCCATGCTATGGAGCGAACTTGACGATCATTATTTTTCGCAAATTAGTTCTATTCTTAATGAGCTAAAAGATGGGACGGGGATGTTAATCAGCGCTAAACTCGGTAATTACAATCAGGGCATCAACTATGTCATGCGGCGAAAAGAAAAAACGCATTTTTGGCGTCACTGGCATTTCGCTCCGTCTTTTACGCTGGCACCCCGTGACGACGCTGGGGCTTCTGATTTGAGCAATCGCCGTGCCCGTGCGATTAACGAAAGTGTAAATGTACTGGCACAGTCGGCAGAACATGTGGAAAGCTTTTTTTCAATACTCCAGAAAGAACTCGCGTTTTATGTTGGATGCCTTAATTTATATGATAAACTTCAAGCTCTCGGTATGCCTGTCTGCATTCCCAAATTGCTCCCCTCTGAATCGGAGAGCCGGGTGTATGATACGCTTTATGATGTGAGTCTTGCGCTAACAAAGGATTCAAGTGTAATGGGAAATGAGCTTCATGCCGAAGATAAGCGGCTTTATATCATTACAGGAGCGAATCAGGGTGGAAAATCCACTTTACTCAGAAGTATAGGTCAGGCACAGCTTTTAATGCAATGCGGGATGTTCGTCGGCGCGGAGAGTTATCAAGCGCCTATACGCAACGGCGTATTTACACACTTTAAAAAAGAGGAAGATACTACTATGACAAGTGGTAAACTGGACGAGGAACTTGCCCGTATGAGTGAGGTAGCCAATCATTTAATACCCGGATCTTTGATGTTGTTAAATGAATCGTTCGCTGCTACGAATGAACGCGAGGGTTCCGAAATCTGCAGACAGATTACAAAGGCACTCGTAGACAATGGCGTAGAAGTCTTTTTCGTGACACATCTTTATACTTTCGCAGTTGCTTTTTTAGACATGAAATATTCAAATGTACAGTACCTGAGTGCACAGCGGTTGCAAAATGGAGAACGAACCTTCAAAGTTATACCGGGAAAGCCTCTTCAGACAGCTTATGGAGAAGACCTGTATCAGAAAATATTCTGCTCTGAGGCGGTATAA
- a CDS encoding helix-turn-helix transcriptional regulator has protein sequence MKNRIKKLREALGLTQEQLGELVGTSRQAIIAIETEKNEPSIWMAYDIAQVFHEPIESVFLFEESERKSRSQISRRGRHGIKRNQNI, from the coding sequence ATGAAAAACAGAATTAAGAAATTGCGAGAAGCATTGGGATTAACACAGGAACAACTGGGGGAACTTGTCGGTACATCACGGCAAGCTATTATTGCAATTGAAACAGAAAAAAATGAACCGTCGATCTGGATGGCCTACGATATAGCCCAAGTGTTCCACGAACCGATTGAATCTGTTTTTTTATTTGAAGAAAGTGAAAGAAAATCAAGATCACAGATAAGTAGGAGGGGAAGGCATGGCATTAAGAGAAATCAGAACATTTAA
- the def gene encoding peptide deformylase codes for MALREIRTFNDPILRKKCKTVDAVNSRIINILDDMAETMYHSIGGGLAANQVGILRCLVVVDVGDGLLKLINPEIISTEGLQIVNEGCLSFPDVWGEVKRPKKVTVKFNNENGETKYIDGEGILAQCLCHEIDHLNGTVFIDKVIEFIKL; via the coding sequence ATGGCATTAAGAGAAATCAGAACATTTAATGACCCTATCCTCAGAAAAAAGTGTAAAACAGTTGATGCCGTTAACAGTAGAATTATCAATATTTTAGATGATATGGCCGAGACGATGTATCACTCAATCGGAGGTGGGTTAGCCGCAAATCAAGTAGGAATACTACGTTGCCTTGTTGTAGTTGACGTTGGAGATGGACTCTTAAAGCTTATTAATCCTGAGATCATTTCAACAGAAGGATTACAAATTGTAAACGAGGGCTGCCTTAGTTTTCCAGATGTATGGGGTGAAGTTAAACGTCCTAAAAAAGTAACCGTGAAATTTAATAATGAAAATGGAGAAACCAAATATATTGACGGAGAAGGTATATTAGCTCAATGTCTATGCCATGAAATAGATCATCTAAATGGAACCGTATTTATTGATAAAGTGATTGAATTTATTAAACTTTGA
- a CDS encoding PLP-dependent aspartate aminotransferase family protein, with the protein MNDDMIITHLGDDYEKYFGAVIPPIFMNSLHIQKSIEELALLDRFSEDSFCYGRESNPTISIAEKKIAALEHGSMALCFSSGMAATTSAIMSVCNANDHIICIRNIYGPNRKFLENYCKPKFNISTTYVKGDDIGEIESAIRPNTKIIMFESPTTAVFSICDISAIAELAKSREIKTLIDNSYCTPLFQKPLDMGIDFVMHTATKYLGGHSDIIAGVLISKDTKLMQRIACNERELYGGILGPMEGWLLVRGMRTLRVRLEAHQAAALQVAELLEKNSKIRKVNYPGLASHPQHDLIMKQQKGSSGLLSFELNGTFEQSLKLCNSLQVFKTGVSWGGFESLKSMPLYHSSDSEAAWLGCARGCIRSMLALRALIISLAHWMPR; encoded by the coding sequence TTGAATGATGATATGATTATCACGCATTTAGGTGACGATTATGAAAAATATTTTGGTGCAGTAATTCCTCCAATATTTATGAATTCACTTCACATACAAAAGAGTATTGAAGAACTTGCTTTACTCGACAGATTCAGTGAAGACAGCTTTTGTTATGGCAGGGAATCAAATCCCACCATCAGTATTGCTGAAAAGAAAATTGCCGCACTGGAGCACGGAAGCATGGCACTTTGCTTCTCCTCGGGGATGGCGGCTACAACGTCTGCTATTATGTCTGTTTGCAATGCGAATGATCATATCATATGTATTAGAAATATATACGGACCCAACAGAAAGTTTCTGGAAAATTATTGCAAGCCTAAATTTAACATATCGACTACTTATGTCAAAGGTGACGATATTGGCGAAATTGAATCAGCGATCAGGCCTAATACAAAAATAATCATGTTCGAAAGTCCGACCACTGCGGTGTTTTCCATCTGTGATATTTCCGCAATTGCCGAGCTGGCAAAATCGAGAGAGATTAAAACACTTATTGACAACTCATACTGTACGCCCTTATTTCAGAAACCTTTGGATATGGGCATTGACTTTGTAATGCATACCGCTACGAAATACCTTGGAGGACACAGCGACATTATAGCCGGTGTGCTGATTTCAAAAGACACGAAATTGATGCAGCGTATAGCCTGTAACGAGAGGGAACTGTATGGAGGTATCCTTGGTCCTATGGAGGGCTGGCTCCTTGTGCGGGGAATGCGTACATTAAGGGTTAGACTTGAGGCGCATCAAGCGGCGGCGCTTCAGGTTGCTGAATTGCTTGAAAAGAATTCAAAAATCAGAAAAGTAAATTATCCGGGCCTTGCATCTCATCCGCAGCATGATCTGATCATGAAGCAGCAAAAAGGAAGCAGCGGATTGCTCAGCTTTGAGCTGAACGGCACATTTGAACAATCTCTTAAACTGTGCAATTCACTTCAAGTGTTTAAAACCGGTGTATCATGGGGTGGGTTTGAAAGTCTGAAAAGCATGCCGCTTTACCATTCAAGTGACAGTGAGGCTGCATGGCTTGGCTGTGCACGTGGGTGTATACGCTCCATGTTGGCCTTGAGGGCATTGATAATCAGCTTGGCGCATTGGATGCCGCGTTAA
- a CDS encoding oligopeptide/dipeptide ABC transporter ATP-binding protein, whose product MVEKQSGNEPLVKVTHLKKYFNVGREKVLKAVDDVSFEIYKGETFGLVGESGCGKTTCGRTILGLYESTGGQVFFKGRPVHQSKREKKAFMKEAQIIFQDPYASLDPRMTVGDIISEGMNVYGLYPGTARQERIYELLDIVGLNKEHASRFPHEFSGGQRQRIGIARAFAVEPEFIVCDEPISALDVSIQAQVVNLLMRLQQEMGLTYLFIAHDLSMVKHISDRVGVMYMGHLVEVAKSEELYSNPLHVYTKALLSAIPVPDPDIERAKTMIPLEGEVGSPINCGQGCRFKSRCKYAKEICGSVTPELSEVEPNHFVACHLFSKNQ is encoded by the coding sequence ATGGTTGAGAAACAAAGCGGCAATGAGCCTCTTGTCAAAGTTACACACTTGAAAAAATATTTCAATGTTGGCAGGGAAAAGGTTCTGAAGGCAGTTGATGACGTTTCTTTTGAAATTTACAAGGGAGAAACATTTGGCCTTGTGGGAGAATCTGGCTGCGGAAAGACCACCTGTGGTCGCACAATTCTCGGATTATATGAATCAACCGGCGGGCAAGTGTTTTTTAAAGGCAGACCGGTGCACCAAAGCAAGCGTGAAAAAAAAGCCTTTATGAAAGAAGCCCAGATCATTTTTCAGGATCCCTATGCATCACTTGATCCTCGTATGACGGTTGGGGACATTATTTCGGAAGGCATGAATGTGTATGGACTTTATCCCGGTACAGCGCGGCAGGAGCGCATATATGAGCTCCTGGATATAGTTGGGCTGAACAAAGAACATGCGAGCCGTTTCCCGCATGAATTTTCCGGAGGGCAGCGCCAGCGTATCGGCATCGCGCGGGCGTTCGCTGTTGAACCTGAATTTATTGTGTGTGACGAGCCTATTTCTGCACTTGACGTTTCAATACAGGCACAGGTAGTGAATTTGTTAATGCGTCTGCAACAGGAAATGGGGCTGACTTATCTCTTTATTGCGCATGATTTATCAATGGTAAAACATATTTCTGACAGGGTTGGCGTTATGTACATGGGGCATTTGGTAGAAGTGGCCAAAAGCGAGGAACTGTATTCAAACCCGTTACATGTGTATACCAAAGCGCTTTTATCAGCAATCCCGGTTCCAGATCCGGACATTGAACGGGCAAAAACAATGATTCCGCTGGAAGGCGAAGTCGGGAGCCCAATTAACTGCGGCCAGGGCTGCCGGTTTAAGAGTCGCTGCAAATACGCGAAAGAAATTTGCGGCAGTGTTACTCCGGAACTGAGCGAAGTGGAACCAAACCATTTTGTGGCGTGCCATTTGTTCAGTAAAAACCAATAA
- a CDS encoding ABC transporter ATP-binding protein gives MDKLLEVNNLKVSFHTYAGEVQAVRGVSFAVNKGETLAIVGESGSGKTVTSKAIMGLVATPPGEITTDSEILYNGVNILKFNKKEWKNFRGKDAGMIFQDPMTSLNPTMKIGAQIAEGICTHQKISNSAAKEKVIELLKKVSIPNPEERINAYPYEFSGGMRQRVVIAVALSCNPQLLIADEPTTALDVTIQAQILHLLKDIQRESNTAIMIITHDLGVVAGMADNIAVMYAGRIVEFGTVDEIFKNPMHPYTYALLNAIPKLNVKNKSQLVSIPGTPPDLIQPPKGCGFSTRCKHCMEVCQGMEPEYTHISPTHRVLCWLHHPMAKEALEFDDVRSVLKHG, from the coding sequence ATGGATAAACTTCTTGAAGTAAACAACTTAAAAGTTTCGTTCCATACCTATGCCGGCGAAGTACAGGCGGTACGGGGCGTTTCATTTGCAGTCAATAAAGGGGAAACGCTTGCCATTGTGGGTGAGTCGGGAAGCGGTAAAACCGTAACTTCCAAGGCGATTATGGGCCTTGTCGCCACACCGCCCGGTGAAATAACAACTGACAGTGAAATTTTATATAATGGTGTAAACATCTTAAAGTTTAACAAAAAAGAATGGAAAAATTTTCGCGGCAAAGATGCCGGAATGATTTTTCAGGACCCCATGACTTCCCTAAATCCGACGATGAAAATAGGGGCGCAAATTGCCGAGGGAATTTGCACTCATCAAAAAATATCAAATAGTGCCGCAAAAGAAAAGGTGATTGAGCTTCTTAAAAAAGTCAGCATCCCCAATCCGGAGGAGCGTATTAATGCGTACCCGTATGAATTTTCAGGTGGTATGCGGCAGCGTGTTGTGATTGCCGTTGCGCTGTCCTGCAACCCACAGCTTCTGATTGCGGACGAGCCGACAACCGCGCTGGATGTGACCATTCAGGCGCAGATTCTGCATTTGCTCAAGGATATCCAGCGGGAGTCCAATACGGCGATTATGATCATAACGCATGATCTGGGCGTGGTAGCCGGTATGGCTGACAATATTGCGGTAATGTATGCGGGGAGAATTGTGGAGTTTGGCACGGTAGACGAAATTTTTAAAAACCCTATGCATCCGTACACCTATGCTCTTCTCAATGCTATTCCGAAACTGAATGTAAAAAATAAATCGCAGCTTGTTTCCATTCCCGGTACACCGCCTGATTTGATTCAGCCTCCAAAGGGATGCGGCTTTTCTACACGCTGCAAACATTGCATGGAGGTCTGTCAGGGCATGGAGCCCGAGTACACCCATATTTCCCCCACACACAGGGTGCTCTGTTGGCTTCATCATCCTATGGCAAAGGAAGCATTGGAATTTGATGATGTAAGGAGTGTGCTGAAACATGGTTGA
- a CDS encoding ABC transporter permease has translation MDNSQINRSMFRRVELDTKKSEAVVRPSVTYWQDAWRRLKENKVAITCMFFLIVIVLMCIFVPLFSTHSYTEQLTSRTNEGPTFDHIFGLDDLGRDIFTRLWIGGRVSLTIGLVGTLVSLLIGVLYGGISGYFGGIVDDAMMRIVEILVGIPYMIVVIVVSIVLDKGMTSLIIALCITSWTGLARIVRGQVLSLKESEYVLAAKALGVSSIKIILRHLLPNTLSVIIVNTTFAIPGFIFSEAFLSFIGMGVQPPDTSWGAMAAVGQQQMSYYPHELIFPALAISLTMLAFNLLGDGLRDAFDPKLRQ, from the coding sequence ATGGATAATTCCCAAATCAATCGATCAATGTTTAGGCGCGTCGAACTGGATACGAAAAAATCAGAGGCCGTTGTCCGTCCCAGTGTTACCTATTGGCAGGATGCATGGCGCAGGCTGAAAGAGAATAAGGTTGCTATAACATGCATGTTTTTTCTAATCGTTATTGTTCTGATGTGCATTTTCGTACCGCTCTTTTCCACACATTCCTACACGGAACAGCTTACCTCGCGTACAAATGAAGGACCGACTTTCGATCATATTTTCGGCCTGGACGATCTCGGGCGCGATATCTTTACCCGACTTTGGATAGGCGGCCGTGTGTCGCTGACGATTGGCTTGGTCGGCACGCTGGTTTCCCTTTTAATCGGTGTTCTTTACGGGGGAATCAGCGGCTATTTCGGCGGCATTGTGGATGATGCCATGATGAGAATTGTCGAGATTCTAGTCGGAATTCCTTACATGATTGTTGTAATTGTTGTCTCCATTGTTCTTGATAAGGGTATGACCTCGCTGATTATAGCCCTTTGTATCACAAGCTGGACGGGTTTGGCGCGTATTGTGCGCGGACAGGTACTCAGCTTGAAAGAAAGTGAATATGTGCTTGCCGCAAAGGCTCTTGGAGTCAGTTCTATCAAAATCATCTTAAGGCATTTGCTGCCCAATACCCTCAGCGTGATTATTGTGAACACCACCTTTGCGATTCCGGGATTTATTTTTTCCGAGGCGTTTTTAAGCTTTATCGGCATGGGTGTTCAGCCTCCGGACACCAGCTGGGGCGCCATGGCGGCAGTGGGACAGCAGCAGATGTCTTATTACCCTCATGAACTGATTTTCCCTGCTCTTGCCATCAGCCTTACAATGCTAGCGTTTAATCTGCTTGGGGACGGGCTCCGCGATGCATTCGACCCTAAACTCAGACAGTAG
- a CDS encoding ABC transporter permease, whose translation MAKYILKKLVYMIVTLWVILTVTFFLMNTLPGDPAQSETKVLPPAVANNLRAKWGLDKPVGERYVIYLKNVVLHGEFGESYKTPGLTANQIIKERFPASVRLGLQAVALGLLLGLILGIIAALRRNSWVDFLTIFIAIVGVSVPSFVFAALLQKGLGGTYFPIVGWTKEGMGFFEGMRYTILPTLALAIGGLATYSRFMRSSVLDVMNNDYILTAKAKGLSDWQIIRSHVIKNSITPIISIVAPQIAGIVTGSFVIERIFSVPGLGRYFVDSVNGRDYPVIMATTVFFSFLFIASIVLMDIMYTLVDPRVRKGLLKSKR comes from the coding sequence ATGGCTAAGTATATACTGAAAAAGCTTGTTTATATGATTGTTACCCTGTGGGTCATTTTGACGGTAACTTTCTTTTTAATGAACACTCTGCCCGGCGACCCCGCCCAGTCCGAGACCAAGGTCCTGCCTCCGGCTGTTGCTAACAACCTGAGGGCGAAATGGGGTCTTGACAAGCCTGTGGGCGAGCGGTATGTTATATATTTAAAAAACGTAGTGCTTCACGGTGAATTTGGCGAATCGTATAAAACCCCGGGGCTGACGGCAAATCAAATTATTAAAGAACGCTTCCCAGCTTCCGTGCGCCTTGGGCTGCAAGCGGTTGCACTAGGACTTTTGCTGGGGCTGATTTTAGGAATTATCGCAGCTTTGCGGCGGAATTCCTGGGTCGATTTTCTTACGATTTTTATTGCGATTGTAGGCGTTTCTGTCCCAAGCTTTGTCTTTGCCGCCCTGCTTCAAAAAGGATTGGGCGGTACATATTTTCCCATTGTTGGTTGGACAAAAGAGGGAATGGGCTTTTTTGAAGGCATGCGTTACACAATTCTGCCGACGCTTGCACTTGCCATCGGCGGCCTTGCAACCTATTCCCGTTTCATGCGGTCATCTGTTCTCGATGTAATGAACAATGATTACATTCTTACCGCGAAGGCGAAGGGCTTGTCTGACTGGCAGATTATCCGCAGTCATGTCATTAAAAACAGTATTACTCCGATTATTTCAATTGTTGCGCCGCAGATTGCGGGTATTGTGACCGGTTCTTTTGTTATTGAAAGAATATTTTCTGTCCCCGGACTCGGACGATATTTCGTGGACAGTGTCAATGGCAGGGATTATCCGGTTATTATGGCTACCACCGTATTCTTTTCTTTCCTTTTTATTGCTTCCATTGTGCTGATGGATATCATGTACACTTTGGTAGACCCGCGGGTTAGAAAAGGTCTTTTAAAAAGTAAGAGGTGA
- a CDS encoding peptide ABC transporter substrate-binding protein has product MKKALAILVAATLMISSLTACGGGAKSSMGSGQPAVGTSEQTANICMETDPDTLDPSRSDDATKCAIVGEVQEGLVRMHDGKLEAAGAESWKVSKDGLTWTFTLRDNKYSDGSAVVAADYVNAVQRIFDPEVNCHNAGIFYCIKGGEEFNTGKGKKEDVGCKAPDDKTVIFSLKEALPYFEQLTNFINVSPIKPSATQGSKNSSYGATAEEMFYSGPFYIASWTRGSDIVMKKNQSYWDAKNVKLEQINVKLVQEEQTREQMFGQGELDILRNARSEYVNTLKTKIDSGDMILKEGPAPTSSYICFNNKDPNKIFTNVKVRKAFSLAIDRDAYVTNVIKKDKVAYGLIPYGLSNGDMIYRDKVLQPLEASKGQDPKDLLQEGLKELGLDPSKQITVTFLKSNSNNNVKVQSEFYQNQWESKLGVKVKIDAASDNSAFNNTVSKGLYQICQTGWGADYNDPMTFFQCYVTGDGNNPAFFSNARYDELVNACKTESDMNVRLTKFTEAEKILCDQDVGIAPLAFTFSKNLFSKRLQGAIINGSGGPIIEYKYASIVG; this is encoded by the coding sequence ATGAAAAAAGCTCTGGCAATTTTAGTAGCCGCCACATTGATGATCAGCTCACTGACAGCCTGCGGAGGAGGAGCGAAATCCTCAATGGGAAGCGGGCAGCCCGCAGTTGGAACTTCAGAACAAACTGCAAATATTTGCATGGAGACGGACCCGGATACGCTTGACCCGTCCAGATCGGATGATGCAACAAAATGCGCAATCGTCGGCGAAGTTCAGGAAGGCCTTGTAAGGATGCATGACGGCAAGCTGGAAGCAGCCGGCGCCGAAAGCTGGAAAGTCTCGAAAGACGGTCTTACCTGGACCTTCACTCTCCGCGATAATAAATATTCCGATGGAAGTGCGGTAGTAGCAGCAGACTATGTCAATGCCGTTCAAAGAATTTTCGACCCCGAGGTCAACTGCCATAATGCAGGTATTTTCTACTGCATAAAAGGTGGCGAAGAATTCAATACCGGAAAGGGCAAAAAAGAAGATGTTGGATGCAAAGCACCGGACGATAAAACGGTGATATTTTCATTGAAAGAAGCTTTGCCTTATTTTGAACAGCTTACCAATTTCATAAATGTGTCTCCCATCAAACCATCCGCTACACAAGGCTCTAAAAATTCATCGTACGGTGCGACCGCAGAAGAAATGTTTTATTCCGGCCCGTTCTATATCGCATCGTGGACCAGAGGCTCCGATATCGTTATGAAGAAAAACCAGTCTTATTGGGATGCCAAAAATGTAAAATTGGAACAAATTAATGTAAAACTTGTACAGGAAGAGCAAACTCGTGAGCAAATGTTTGGTCAGGGGGAACTCGATATTTTGAGGAATGCAAGAAGTGAATATGTCAATACGCTTAAAACAAAAATTGACAGCGGCGACATGATTCTTAAAGAAGGCCCAGCACCTACCTCTTCCTATATTTGTTTCAATAATAAAGATCCCAATAAGATTTTTACCAATGTGAAAGTCAGAAAAGCATTTTCTCTTGCAATAGACAGGGACGCCTATGTTACAAATGTTATTAAAAAGGATAAGGTGGCATACGGTCTGATTCCTTATGGACTGAGCAATGGAGATATGATCTACAGGGATAAAGTTCTACAGCCTTTGGAAGCTTCCAAAGGACAAGACCCCAAAGATTTGCTGCAGGAAGGCCTGAAAGAACTCGGCTTAGACCCTTCAAAGCAAATCACGGTTACTTTTCTTAAGAGTAACTCTAACAACAATGTCAAAGTTCAAAGCGAATTTTACCAGAACCAATGGGAAAGCAAGCTGGGAGTCAAGGTCAAAATTGACGCTGCTTCAGACAATTCCGCGTTTAACAATACCGTCTCTAAGGGACTGTACCAAATTTGCCAAACCGGTTGGGGAGCCGACTATAATGACCCTATGACATTCTTCCAGTGCTATGTGACCGGTGACGGAAACAATCCCGCATTCTTCTCCAATGCAAGGTATGATGAGCTGGTTAACGCCTGCAAAACAGAAAGCGATATGAACGTCCGCCTCACAAAATTTACAGAAGCTGAAAAAATCCTCTGTGATCAGGATGTCGGCATTGCACCCCTTGCATTTACATTCTCGAAAAATCTTTTCAGCAAACGACTTCAGGGCGCAATCATCAACGGCTCGGGCGGCCCGATTATTGAATATAAATACGCTTCTATTGTCGGTTGA